A region of Haliotis asinina isolate JCU_RB_2024 chromosome 7, JCU_Hal_asi_v2, whole genome shotgun sequence DNA encodes the following proteins:
- the LOC137292026 gene encoding uncharacterized protein, translating to MDSGEVNSVISPTKKRRCECHESSWPQTNHSPRVENMPSLNAEAVDPISPSSQTPSTTSSVPRTDASSCPTSTAPHGIMAVAGTSTLQRIQPLVSCNKTEPSGRKRKMSDRQTEEEKKERTNERKCRRNHVQTRTTAPTNTKKASRDTMETDAMKYWKMLGYNVVPDYNNYLVVRSAFGYGNISRSSSITRSPESQHHLCHQDNSFEKTHKVTTLRDKVNQLVRNGGCPRHNTRSDPNNYLVVQSVYGYGSISQSSSIKREGVHFMHSDSSRPNIYMK from the exons ATGGATTCGGGAGAAGTAAATA GTGTCATCTCACCAACCAAAAAACGACGATGTGAGTGCCATGAATCTTCTTGGCCTCAAACTAACCACTCGCCCAGAGTTGAGAATATGCCATCGCTGAATGCTGAAGCTGTGGATCCGATCAGCCCATCAAGTCAGACCCCATCAACTACCAGCTCTGTTCCCCGAACTGATGCTTCTTCATGCCCTACATCTACTGCTCCACATGGCATTATGGCGGTAGCCGGTACTTCAACATTACAAAGAA TCCAACCCCTTGTATCCTGCAACAAAACTGAGCCATCAGGGAGGAAAAGAAAAATGTCTGACAGACAGACCGAGGAAGAGAAAAAGGAGAGAACGAATGAGAGGAAATGCCGTAGAAATCACGTTCAAACAAGAACTACG GCCCCGACAAACACCAAGAAGGCGTCCCGTGACACTATGGAAACAGATGCCATGAAGTACTGGAAAATGCTCGGCTACAATGTGGTGCCAG ACTACAACAACTACCTCGTCGTGCGGTCAGCCTTCGGCTATGGTAACATAAGCCGCTCTTCATCCATTACCAGAAGTCCCGAGTCTCAACATCATCTCTGTCACCAAGACAACTCTTTCGAGAAGACACACAAGGTCACGACCCTTCGAGACAAGGTTAATCAGCTGGTCAGAAATGGTGGCTGTCCGAGACACAACACGAGATCAG ATCCGAACAACTATCTCGTCGTCCAATCAGTGTACGGATATGGCAGTATCAGCCAATCGTCGTCGATCAAGAGGGAAGGCGTTCATTTCATGCATTCCGACTCCTCACGACCGAATATTTATATGAAGTAA